The window TTCACATATTTGTTCACTCAAAGAGAGCTGAAAACTCTCTTGCACACATTTTAATCTAACCTGCTAACAATTAAAATATTACTTAACAAATGAATCTGACTGCGGAATCGGTATGGGAGAACTGTCTGGATTTTATAAAGGACAACATTCAACCTCAGGCATACAAAACATGGTTTGAACCCATAAAATCGATTAAGCTTACCGACAACGCATTGAGCATTCAGGTACCCAGTAAGTTTTTCTACGAATGGCTGGAAGAACATTACGTAAAACTTTTAAAAGTTGCCTTACGGAGGGAGTTAGGTGAAAATGCCAAATTGATATACATTATCAAGATGGAAAATACTTACGGAAACAAACAACCGTTTACCGAAAAAATCCCTAGTTCAAACAGAGCTAATTTACAGCCTCAGGAGTTAGATGTTCCTATTAAGAAAAAAAGTCCGGAACTAAAGAATCCTTTTATTATCCCGGGCATCAGGAATATAAAAATCGAATCTCAACTAAATCCGAACTATAATTTCGATAATTTTTTAGAAGGTGATTCCAACAGACTTGCCAGATCTGCCGGGATGGCTGTTGCCAATAAACCGGGAGGCACTTCCTTTAATCCGCTGCTGATTTTTGGTGGTGTAGGTCTGGGTAAAACACATTTGGCCCACGCCATCGGTGTTGAGATCAAAGACAAACACCCGGACAAGACCGTTTTATACATTTCTGCTGAAAAATTCACCCAGCAGTATATCGAATCCGTAAAGAAGAATACCCGGAATGACTTTATACATTTCTATCAGCTGATTGATGTTTTAATCATTGATGACGTACAATTCTTTTCAGGAAAGTCCGGTACTCAGGATGTTTTCTTCCATATATTCAATCATTTACACCAGAATGGAAAACAAGTAATCCTTACATCCGACAAGGCTCCTGTCGACATGCAGGACATCGAGCAACGTTTATTATCACGGTTTAAGTGGGGGTTATCGGCAGAGTTACAAAGTCCGGATTACGAGACCAGGGTTTCTATCCTGAACAACAAACTTTACCGTGACGGGGTTGAGATGCCCGAGGAGATCATAGAATATGTTGCCCGTAACATCAAGTCTAATGTAAGAGAATTGGAAGGAGCTGTTATTTCCCTTATTGCCCAGTCATCCTTCAACAAAAAGGAAGTTACGCTGGATTTGGCCAAACAAATTGTCGAAAAATTTGTAAAGAACACAAAAAGGGAAGTTTCAATCGATTATATACAAAAGGTGATTTCCGACTATTTCCAGATGGACGTAGAAACCCTTCAGTCGAAAACCAGAAAACGCCATATCGTCCAAGCCCGTCAATTAGCCATGTTCTTTGCTAAAAAATACACCAAGGCATCTCTGGCTAGTATCGGATCGCAAATAGGCAAGAGAGATCACGCTACTGTATTGCACGCATGTAAAACTGTTGACAATCTGGGCGAAACCGACAAGCAATTCAAGAAGTACATCGAAGACCTCAATAAAAAATTCTCTCAATAAGATGGAAAAAAAGATTCTAATGGTGTGCCTTGGGAACATTTGCAGATCACCATTAGCGGAAGGGATATTGAAGCACAAAGTGAATCCTGAAAAGATTTTTGTTGATTCGGCCGGAACAGCCGGTTATCACGTCGGGGAAAAGCCCGATCCCAGATCCGTGGCCATTGCAGAACACTACCATATTAATATCTCCGATCAACGTTGCAGGCAATTTAAGGTTTCGGATTTTGATGCATTCGATCATATTTACGTGATGGATAAAAGTAATTATCACAACGTATTGAAGCTTGCCCGAAATGATGAGGACAAAAGCAAAGTTGACCTTATTTTAAATGCCATCAGCCCTGGCAAAAACATGGAAGTACCCGACCCTTATTACGGAGGGGATCAAGGCTTTGATAATGTTTTCAGAATGCTGGATATGGCTTGTGACATTATAGCCGGCAAGCTCTAATATTTTTAACTTATATTTACTCCTGATAATTAATTCAAACCTGATTATTTTGAATACGCAACTAGGGAAAGTATATTTGATTCCTACTACTCTTGGCGATGTAGAACCGTTGGAAGTTTTGCCTTTATCCATTAAACGCTCCATAGAGGCCATTAATCATTACGTAGTTGAAAATGAAAAAACGGCCAGGGCATTTATTAAAAAAATAGCTCCTAAAAAATCTCAACCCGGATTAAAAATTCAGTTGCTTAACAAATACACTGACACGAATGAACTGCCGTCTTTTTTGGATCCATGCCTCGAAGGCCATCATCTGGGTGTTATTTCAGAAGCAGGATGCCCCGGTGTGGCAGATCCGGGAGCAGAAATTGTAAATATTGCACATCGAAAAAACATTCAGGTAATACCATTGGTAGGCCCTTCTTCCATATTACTGGCATTAATGGCCAGTGGCATGAATGGCCAGAGTTTTGCCTTTAACGGTTACCTTCCCATTGACAAGGGAGAAAAGAAATCTGAGATAAAAAAGATTGAAAAGCGATCCAAAGAACTTAAACAATCACAGATATTCATAGAAACCCCATATAGAAACAATAAGCTATTGAGTGATTTTTTAAGCATCCTCAACCCTCATACCAAATTATGTGTAGCCTGCGACCTGACATTACCCTCAGAGTTCATTAAAACACAAGCTGTTTCTAATTGGAAGCATACTGAAATAGACCTACATAAACGACCCTGTATCTTTATTTTCCAGGCATAAAAAAACCTCGCTGGTGACGCGAGGTTTTTTATCAGCTAATTAAAATCTAAATTCTAGCCTTCTTGTTTGGCACTATATACGAGGTGTCGTACCCCGCAAACTTTCTCATATAGTACGTAACAGGAACGCCATTACCATCTTCAAATCTTTCTACTCCCCCCGACAGCAAATATTTTTTCACTGCTCCGGGTCCGGCCAAATGCGCAGCCGCCAACATTCCAGATTCTGTAACTTTGATACCGTTGTACACACTACCGGCGTATCTTTTAATGTAATTTCTTAAAACCCATTTATTGCGTTCTAAATTAGCAACAAATGCTTTTTCCTGTAATTCTGCATCATTTAAAAACTCATTCGTATTCTTAATTCCAATAAGTTTTAACGTAGACTTACCAAACTGGTATTTTCCCATATACCCAAACTGGTTTACTACGGAATAATCTCCTCCCGATTCCTTAAAAGCCAACGCTTCCTTAAAACCGTTAAACGACCTTCCTAAAAAAGGAGGCATGACCGTATCTTCTGTAATGTCTCCCCCGGTAGCAGATACTGTGTACTTAAGCGGTTCATTAACCACATACGCCTCATCCACCACCACGACTTTTTTCGTATAAGTAAAGCCTAAACTTATTAATACAAAAACGGCAACTATTACGTGTAAAACAATCGTGCCTTTTCTCATAAGTTATAATTTCTTTGAGCCTTACTTTTACAACCACAACTACGGCTATAAAATGCTCAAAATTTGAGGGCGCAAAGTTACACTTTTTTTACAAAACTGAAAATCAACCCGTTAAAGTTTCCTTAAAACTCGCTAGCGGTTAATTTTCTGTTTGTTTAACCAACGAACATATTGTTGCTTATTTACATTGTGCTGGCTCAGTGTTTTCGCAAACTTATGATAACCGAAATTATGAGTGTCCGCAACAAAGTACAGGTATTCGTGTTTCTCGGCATTAAGGACTGCATCGATAGAAGATATATCGGGCATTGTTATCGGGCCTGGTGGAATTCCGGCATATTTATAGGTGTTATATGGTGAATCTAATTCCAGATCTTTATATAACACCCGTTTTATCACGGTGTCAAAATCATTTCTATGCTTTTTTATAGCAAAGATGACTGTAGGATCTGCCTGTAAAAGCATATTCTTTTTAAGCCTGTTTAAATACACTCCGGCTACTCTTGGCCGTTCATCAACCTTGGCCGTTTCCTTTTGAACAACGGCAGCAAGGGAAATAACTTCTTCCCTCGATAGGTTTAATTTTTCAGCCTTTGCTATTCTTTCTTCGTTCCAAAATCTGTTGTATTCTTTCAACATCCGGTCCCTGAAATTTTCTGCTGAAGTATTCCAGAAAAATTCATAGCTATTAGGAATATATGGTGTGAGAGCCGTATCATCACTCAGATTGTTAGAGCTCAGAAACTCATCATCATTCAATGCCTGCACTAAAGAAATACTATCTGCTTCAATTTGCATAGCAATCCTTCCAGCGAGCTTTTCGACACTTTCCTGGTTATTGAAAGTAACATTTACAGGTAAATTATTGCTTCTTAGGGTATTGATTATATCGTTATTACTCATCCCCTTTTTTATTCCGTATTTTCCTGCTCTTATATTATTTACATAGCCTTTTCTATCGGCGACATCTTCAAAAGAATTAACGTTTTTTAACAAAGGGGTTAACTGTTCTTTCACATCCTTAAACCTAAAATCACTCTGGATATACACGTATGCCACATCGTTAGTAAATTGGGTGTTCGGAGAAAAAATAGCACTATAAATCTTATAGACAATAACCCCGCCTATAATCACCCCCAACAGCGCTATAACCACTAATATCTTTCTGATATACATTTTTATTTCTTGATTTTTTGATACATTATTTCATCTAAATACCCCCTGGAAGTCCATTTCCAATCTCTTTTTATTCCAATCTTCTCAAAACCAAGCTTTTCGAAAAGGAATATACTTGCCTGATTATCAGCTGCTATATTGCAATACAACTGATGCAGGTCTAAATGGTTAAAACTGTAAGAAATCAACAACTTCAGGGCTTCTTCCCCCATTCCTTTCCGTTTGTGCCGATCATCCAAGATAATGATCCCTACTCCGGCCCGCTTGTTTTTCGGATCAAATTCGAAGAGGTCGATAAACCCGATCAACTCATTTGAAACAGTATTTATAGCCAGACGCAGCTGCTTTACCTCGTATATATCTCTGTGTGCGTTTGCCAAATATTCTTCCAGAACAAACTTAGAATACGGGGCTACCGTTTCACTTACCTCCCATACAGAAGTATCATTTTCCAGTTTATACAGGAAGCCGATATCTTCAGGCTCCAAGGCCCTTAAGAATACTTTATTCCCTTTTAGATTTACCATTCCACAACTCCTTTAAATACTTGTTTGGCCGGTCCTTGTAAAAACACATTTTCAAAAACTCCGTCCCTGTCCTCAAAAGACACCTTTAATTGTCCGCCGGGAGTATTTAATGTTATTTGAGTCGCATCTGTCTTCTCTTTAACATACATAGCGATCGCCACTGCTGTAACCCCTGTACCGCATGAAAAAGTTTCATCTTCTACCCCTCTTTCATAAGTTCTTACTGAAAAAATGTCAGTCCCGGCTTGTTCTACAAAATTAATATTACTTCCGCTTTCACCATACTTTCCATAACGGAGTCTGGCGCCCTCTTTTTTAACATCAAAACGCTCTAATCCTTCAACCTGCTGCACATGATGCGGAGAACCTGTATTTAAAAAAACATGATTATCGAAACTTTCTACTGCCTCTACATCAATCATTTGTAGTTTGACGATGTCGCCTTCAATTACGGCATTATGAAGACCATCAACTGCATTAAAAGCAGCTTCTTTGTCGATCACTCTTAAAAATTTAGCAAAAGCCACCAAACAACGGCCTCCGTTTCCACACATGGTACTCTCATTACCATCTGCATTGTAATAGACCATTTTAAAATCTGCTGATTCATCATTTTCCAGGAGAATTAATCCGTCGGCACCAATGCCAAATCTTCTGTCGCAAAGGTGATTAATCAGTTTGGTATTATTTTTGGGAAATTCCATTGAACGATTGTCAATCATAACAAAATCATTTCCCGTTCCTTGATATTTATAAAACTGTATCGTCATTTTCAATAAAGTTGAACGGCAAATATACAATAATGTGAGGCTTTTTTCTATTGTTAAACTGCCGTTAAAGTTGAAATATGGGGAAAATAATGAAGTAATTTTAAATGTTAAATAATACAAACAATAATAATATGAAACGATTTGCAAGCTTACTATTTGTATCCGTTTTGGGTGGCGTTATTACTCTGGGCGCGTATAAGGCTTTTGTAGAAAAAGATACTATTGTTGTAGACTCGGAAGCCATACAACCAAAATTTGTTACCACTAATTATAACGGAGCTACACCTCCCAATCCAATAGCTGATGTTGATTTTACCGAAGCTGCGGACAAAACCGTGCATTCGGTGGTTCACGTAAGTAATGTATCTGTTTACAGATCGCCTGTAAGTATCTTTGATCTCTGGAGAGGTTCCGGAGGCGGAGAACAAACCCGTGTCGGTACCGGATCCGGGGTTATTATTTCTCCTGACGGTTATATTGTAACAAACAACCACGTAATTGACAATGCGAGTAAACTTCAGGTTACCTTAAATGATAATAAAACCTATGAAGCTGAATTAATAGGAAGCGATCCTTCTACTGATATTGCCTTGCTTAAGATAAATACAGGTGAAGAGTTACCGTATCTTGCTTTCGGAAATTCAGACAACACTAAAGTCGGAGAATGGGTATTGGCAGTTGGTAATCCGTTTAACCTGACATCGACTGTAACTGCAGGTATTATCAGTGCCAAAGCAAGAGACCTGGGCAAGAATCAATCTTTTATTCAGACTGATGCCGCAGTAAATCCGGGTAACAGCGGAGGTGCTTTGGTAAATACCAATGGTGATTTGATAGGGATTAATACAGCCATCACCTCACAAACCGGTTCTTATATAGGATACTCTTTTGCAGTACCTAGCAACATTGCTAAAAAGATTGTTGAGGATATATTAGAATATGGAGATATACAGGAAGGTAAATTAGGGATATATCCCCGAGAATTAAATTCACTGGTTGCTGAAAAACTTCATATTTCTAACAGTTCCGGTATCTACATTAATAAAGTCATCGAAGACTCAGGTGCCGATAAGGCCGGATTGAAGGAAGGGGATATTATTATTAAAATAGATGATAAAAGCATAACTTCGAACGCACAGCTAACCGGATTTTTAAAGTCTAAAAGACCGAACGATCGGGTTCATGTTACCGTATTAAGAAACGGAGCCGAAAAAACAGTTCCTGTAACGCTGTTTAAAGACCAGACGTATGTTGCCAATTCACTTGGTTTTGTGGTTAAGAACATGTCTGAAAAAGATATAAAAAAGTATAAGACTAAAGGAGTGAAGATCACAAATGTAGCATCAGCCTGGGATGGCTATAATTTTGAAGGGAAAATAATCACCCATATTAACGACGAAAAGGTTGATGGTATAGACGATGTGAAAAACATGCTGGAAAACGCAGAAGGTTATCGTGTTAAAGTCACTTTTATAAATGATGAAGGGGAGAAAGAAAGTATTTATTTCAGGTAAATTCTTTTCTTTTTGGAATCATTAGGGCGCAAACCCACGGAGCATTTCATAAAAACACGTTTTCAAACTTTAAACACTTACTAACGAGGCAAGCCTCGGGGTATTTACCCTGTAAGGAATAAACAAAAACAGCCACTTTTAAAAGTGGCTGTTTTTTATTTTTGTATCATAATTAATTTTACTTTTCAACCGGATATTCCGATTGTCCCCATTCGGTCCATGAACCGTCATATACCTTTACCGGGTTATCATTTACCAGTTCACTGGCCAGCATAGCTATACAAGCGGTTAAACCGGAACCACATGAAAAAACATATGGGGTATCATCATTAATTCCAGCCTTTGTAAATTCATCTTTAAGGGCTTCCTTTGATTTATATTTTCCTTCTTTCAAAAGCTTCTTAAAAGGTAAATTATATGACTTTGGGATATGTCCGCTGCGTATTCCCTTTCGTGGCTCGGGAATTTCTCCACTGAATCTTTCCGCAGAACGCACATCAATCACAATATGATCCTGAGAACTGATGTTTTTATATATCTCTTCTGCATTCATCAAAATCTCCTTATTAAAGGAAGCTCTAAAATCTCCTTCTTCCGAAATATGAGGAACCAGATTCAATGCTGTTTCGTACCCACTTTCAATCCATGCCGGCAATCCACCATTTAAAACTGCTACATGATGGTGCCCCATGACTTTAAACAAAAAACGCACCCTCGGACTAAAGTATATACCCAAATTATCATAGACTACAACTTTGCTCGTATTTGAGATGCCTAAGCTGCGAGCCCCTTCTTCAAAGGCTTCCGGAGAAGGAACCGTGTTTGGCAACAGGCTTTTCTGGTCACTGAATACATTCTTCAAATCAAAAAACCTTGCATTTGGAATGTATTTACCCTCATAAGGAGGCACCAAGCCGGAAACATTAGCATTTTGACTTGCATCAAGTATAATAAGGTCAGGATCATTTATATGATCATGAAGCCATTCTGCCGATACGATTGTTGTTTGCATAAATCAATATTACAAAATATAATCTGTGCTAACAAAGTTTGAAGCTTTGCTTCCTAATAGATCTTCAAGAATTCTATTGTTATATACCGTATCTTTTGATGCCACGAAAGTCCTGATGGAGAAAGAACGCAAGGCATCGTGAACACTTAAAGTACTCACGGCAGAATCTTTTCTTCCAGTAAACGGATACACATCCGGTCCTCGTTGACATGAGCTATTGAGATTAACTCTGCATACAAGATTAACCAAATTATCGATTAAGGGGGCTATGGTTCTTATATCTTTACCAAACAAACTTACCTGTTGTCCGTAATTTGAGCTTGCAATATCGTCTATAGGTTCTTCTATATTTTTAAAAGGAATCACCGGGATCACCGGGCCAAACTGTTCTTCTTCATAAACACGCATTTCCTTGGTTACAGGATAAAGTACTGCCGGATAAATATAATTTTCAGTGATCTCTCCACCTTTCTCATTAAGTATGCTGGCCCCTTTTGCCAGTGCATCATCAATCAGGCCCTTGATGTACTGAGGTTTTCCCGGTTCCGGAAGTGGTGTCAGCTGTACCCCCTCTTCCCAGGGATTTCCGAATTTCAGTGCATCTACCCTCTCAGCAAAACGCCTGTTAAATTCATCTACAATTTTTTCCTGAACATAAACTAATTTCAATGCAGTACAACGCTGTCCGTTAAACGATAAGGCTCCGGCAATACATTCATTAATCGTCAGGTCTAAATCGGCATCTGAAAGCACGATGGCAGGATTCTTAGCTTCAAGTCCCAGCACAAGACGCAAGCGATTTTTATACGGATGCTGATCTTGTAATGCTACTGCAGATTTGCTGTTTCCTATCAAGGCAAGCACATCTATTCTCCCTGATTGCATTATCGGAGCAGCTACTTCTCTACCTCTGCCATATACAATATTTACCACCCCTTTAGGAAAGCTGCTTTTAAAAGCCTCTAACAGTGGTGATAGTAATAAAACGCCATGTTTAGCCGGTTTAAAAATAGTCGTATTCCCCATAATGATTGCAGGAATCAACAAAGCAAATGTTTCATTCAGAGGATAGTTATATGGCCCAAGGCAAAGCACTACGCCTAATGGACCTCTTCGGATATGAGCATAAACCCCGTCTCTTTTTTCAAACTTTGCACAGTCGCGATCCAGTTGTTTATATTCCTCTATAGTATCGTAAATATATTCAACCGTTCTGTCAAATTCCTTTTGCGAGTCGGACAAATTTTTTCCTATTTCCCACATAAGATATTTTACAATAGGGTCTCGTTGCTTTTCCATTTGCCGTACAAAGCGCTCCATGCACTCTATCCTGTCGGCTACCTTCATGGTAGGCCATAGTCCTTTTCCTTTATCAAATGCATCACATGCCGCCTCTAGGGCTTCGTTAGCTTCAGGTTCGGTCATATAAGGAATAGAGCCCAATAATGTTGGAGCATATTCTCCATTTTCATTAACCGTATGAATGGTAGAATAAACCGGAGTTGTTTTTCCGGACCATTTTTTCAGCTGTCCATTAACCAAGTAAGTATCTTGGTTTAGCAGGTTATCTATTTGAAATTCTTCCGGGATTTCGGCAGTTTGTGTTTTCATCTCTTTTAAATTTTGGTTTAACCGATATAGAAATTAACATCCATCAGTAAATAAAATATAATGCTAAATCACTTGTCGTTCATACAGATGAAAAACATCATACTTTTTTAGTTAGTTATTAATTTATGCTTTGAGTCAAATACCTTTATTGTT of the Zhouia spongiae genome contains:
- the dnaA gene encoding chromosomal replication initiator protein DnaA, translated to MNLTAESVWENCLDFIKDNIQPQAYKTWFEPIKSIKLTDNALSIQVPSKFFYEWLEEHYVKLLKVALRRELGENAKLIYIIKMENTYGNKQPFTEKIPSSNRANLQPQELDVPIKKKSPELKNPFIIPGIRNIKIESQLNPNYNFDNFLEGDSNRLARSAGMAVANKPGGTSFNPLLIFGGVGLGKTHLAHAIGVEIKDKHPDKTVLYISAEKFTQQYIESVKKNTRNDFIHFYQLIDVLIIDDVQFFSGKSGTQDVFFHIFNHLHQNGKQVILTSDKAPVDMQDIEQRLLSRFKWGLSAELQSPDYETRVSILNNKLYRDGVEMPEEIIEYVARNIKSNVRELEGAVISLIAQSSFNKKEVTLDLAKQIVEKFVKNTKREVSIDYIQKVISDYFQMDVETLQSKTRKRHIVQARQLAMFFAKKYTKASLASIGSQIGKRDHATVLHACKTVDNLGETDKQFKKYIEDLNKKFSQ
- a CDS encoding low molecular weight protein-tyrosine-phosphatase encodes the protein MEKKILMVCLGNICRSPLAEGILKHKVNPEKIFVDSAGTAGYHVGEKPDPRSVAIAEHYHINISDQRCRQFKVSDFDAFDHIYVMDKSNYHNVLKLARNDEDKSKVDLILNAISPGKNMEVPDPYYGGDQGFDNVFRMLDMACDIIAGKL
- a CDS encoding SAM-dependent methyltransferase; amino-acid sequence: MNTQLGKVYLIPTTLGDVEPLEVLPLSIKRSIEAINHYVVENEKTARAFIKKIAPKKSQPGLKIQLLNKYTDTNELPSFLDPCLEGHHLGVISEAGCPGVADPGAEIVNIAHRKNIQVIPLVGPSSILLALMASGMNGQSFAFNGYLPIDKGEKKSEIKKIEKRSKELKQSQIFIETPYRNNKLLSDFLSILNPHTKLCVACDLTLPSEFIKTQAVSNWKHTEIDLHKRPCIFIFQA
- a CDS encoding peptidoglycan-binding protein LysM, translating into MRKGTIVLHVIVAVFVLISLGFTYTKKVVVVDEAYVVNEPLKYTVSATGGDITEDTVMPPFLGRSFNGFKEALAFKESGGDYSVVNQFGYMGKYQFGKSTLKLIGIKNTNEFLNDAELQEKAFVANLERNKWVLRNYIKRYAGSVYNGIKVTESGMLAAAHLAGPGAVKKYLLSGGVERFEDGNGVPVTYYMRKFAGYDTSYIVPNKKARI
- the mltG gene encoding endolytic transglycosylase MltG, with amino-acid sequence MYIRKILVVIALLGVIIGGVIVYKIYSAIFSPNTQFTNDVAYVYIQSDFRFKDVKEQLTPLLKNVNSFEDVADRKGYVNNIRAGKYGIKKGMSNNDIINTLRSNNLPVNVTFNNQESVEKLAGRIAMQIEADSISLVQALNDDEFLSSNNLSDDTALTPYIPNSYEFFWNTSAENFRDRMLKEYNRFWNEERIAKAEKLNLSREEVISLAAVVQKETAKVDERPRVAGVYLNRLKKNMLLQADPTVIFAIKKHRNDFDTVIKRVLYKDLELDSPYNTYKYAGIPPGPITMPDISSIDAVLNAEKHEYLYFVADTHNFGYHKFAKTLSQHNVNKQQYVRWLNKQKINR
- a CDS encoding GNAT family N-acetyltransferase, which codes for MVNLKGNKVFLRALEPEDIGFLYKLENDTSVWEVSETVAPYSKFVLEEYLANAHRDIYEVKQLRLAINTVSNELIGFIDLFEFDPKNKRAGVGIIILDDRHKRKGMGEEALKLLISYSFNHLDLHQLYCNIAADNQASIFLFEKLGFEKIGIKRDWKWTSRGYLDEIMYQKIKK
- the dapF gene encoding diaminopimelate epimerase codes for the protein MTIQFYKYQGTGNDFVMIDNRSMEFPKNNTKLINHLCDRRFGIGADGLILLENDESADFKMVYYNADGNESTMCGNGGRCLVAFAKFLRVIDKEAAFNAVDGLHNAVIEGDIVKLQMIDVEAVESFDNHVFLNTGSPHHVQQVEGLERFDVKKEGARLRYGKYGESGSNINFVEQAGTDIFSVRTYERGVEDETFSCGTGVTAVAIAMYVKEKTDATQITLNTPGGQLKVSFEDRDGVFENVFLQGPAKQVFKGVVEW
- a CDS encoding S1C family serine protease, encoding MKRFASLLFVSVLGGVITLGAYKAFVEKDTIVVDSEAIQPKFVTTNYNGATPPNPIADVDFTEAADKTVHSVVHVSNVSVYRSPVSIFDLWRGSGGGEQTRVGTGSGVIISPDGYIVTNNHVIDNASKLQVTLNDNKTYEAELIGSDPSTDIALLKINTGEELPYLAFGNSDNTKVGEWVLAVGNPFNLTSTVTAGIISAKARDLGKNQSFIQTDAAVNPGNSGGALVNTNGDLIGINTAITSQTGSYIGYSFAVPSNIAKKIVEDILEYGDIQEGKLGIYPRELNSLVAEKLHISNSSGIYINKVIEDSGADKAGLKEGDIIIKIDDKSITSNAQLTGFLKSKRPNDRVHVTVLRNGAEKTVPVTLFKDQTYVANSLGFVVKNMSEKDIKKYKTKGVKITNVASAWDGYNFEGKIITHINDEKVDGIDDVKNMLENAEGYRVKVTFINDEGEKESIYFR
- a CDS encoding sulfurtransferase; the encoded protein is MQTTIVSAEWLHDHINDPDLIILDASQNANVSGLVPPYEGKYIPNARFFDLKNVFSDQKSLLPNTVPSPEAFEEGARSLGISNTSKVVVYDNLGIYFSPRVRFLFKVMGHHHVAVLNGGLPAWIESGYETALNLVPHISEEGDFRASFNKEILMNAEEIYKNISSQDHIVIDVRSAERFSGEIPEPRKGIRSGHIPKSYNLPFKKLLKEGKYKSKEALKDEFTKAGINDDTPYVFSCGSGLTACIAMLASELVNDNPVKVYDGSWTEWGQSEYPVEK
- a CDS encoding NADP-dependent glyceraldehyde-3-phosphate dehydrogenase, whose translation is MKTQTAEIPEEFQIDNLLNQDTYLVNGQLKKWSGKTTPVYSTIHTVNENGEYAPTLLGSIPYMTEPEANEALEAACDAFDKGKGLWPTMKVADRIECMERFVRQMEKQRDPIVKYLMWEIGKNLSDSQKEFDRTVEYIYDTIEEYKQLDRDCAKFEKRDGVYAHIRRGPLGVVLCLGPYNYPLNETFALLIPAIIMGNTTIFKPAKHGVLLLSPLLEAFKSSFPKGVVNIVYGRGREVAAPIMQSGRIDVLALIGNSKSAVALQDQHPYKNRLRLVLGLEAKNPAIVLSDADLDLTINECIAGALSFNGQRCTALKLVYVQEKIVDEFNRRFAERVDALKFGNPWEEGVQLTPLPEPGKPQYIKGLIDDALAKGASILNEKGGEITENYIYPAVLYPVTKEMRVYEEEQFGPVIPVIPFKNIEEPIDDIASSNYGQQVSLFGKDIRTIAPLIDNLVNLVCRVNLNSSCQRGPDVYPFTGRKDSAVSTLSVHDALRSFSIRTFVASKDTVYNNRILEDLLGSKASNFVSTDYIL